The Alkalihalobacillus sp. TS-13 genome contains a region encoding:
- a CDS encoding DoxX family protein → MENKYEVSSLILRVFLGLTFFIHGLAKFQGGIDNTVGWFDSIGLPGFLAYGVALLELVGGIALVLGLFSRVISVLFALLMVGAIFKVKLAAGFLGNGQMAGYELDLALLAMAVAIAINHSKAYSLDQFIFKGKETENTRSLN, encoded by the coding sequence ATGGAAAATAAATATGAAGTGAGTAGTTTGATTTTGAGGGTCTTCTTAGGATTGACATTCTTCATTCATGGGCTGGCGAAATTTCAAGGCGGGATTGATAATACAGTCGGTTGGTTCGACAGCATCGGACTTCCTGGATTTCTTGCTTATGGTGTCGCATTATTAGAACTTGTTGGTGGAATCGCATTAGTCCTTGGGTTATTCAGCCGAGTTATTTCTGTCTTATTTGCTCTATTGATGGTCGGAGCGATCTTTAAAGTGAAATTGGCTGCAGGTTTTTTAGGAAATGGCCAGATGGCTGGGTATGAATTAGATCTAGCACTCTTAGCTATGGCAGTGGCAATTGCAATCAATCACTCCAAAGCTTACTCACTTGATCAATTCATATTCAAAGGGAAAGAGACTGAAAACACGAGATCGTTGAATTGA
- a CDS encoding dioxygenase, with translation MMPSLFIAHGAPLLAIENNAYTQFLQEVGATMSKPKAIVLFSAHWESSIQKVSKVDKFETIYDFGGFPEALYRIKYPAKGSEDVTQEIIESLARRGVPFEVEEERGLDHGAWVVLKILYPDADIPVISMSVNPRLTPEQQYEIGKSLSQLREKDILIIASGGTVHNLRALKMTSDDGSVDQWALDFDEWIERHLKNWNLESLFNYTSLAPAAHSAVPPYGKEHFIPLFYAMGAADHEKSAKLLHRSYRYGNLSHSVWQFGEPK, from the coding sequence ATGATGCCATCTTTATTTATCGCTCATGGAGCACCTCTACTGGCGATTGAAAATAATGCGTACACTCAGTTTTTGCAAGAAGTAGGTGCGACGATGTCAAAGCCGAAAGCTATAGTGTTGTTTTCAGCACACTGGGAATCATCCATTCAAAAAGTGAGTAAGGTAGATAAGTTTGAGACGATATATGACTTCGGTGGATTTCCTGAAGCGTTATATCGCATCAAATATCCCGCTAAAGGAAGTGAGGATGTAACACAGGAAATCATAGAATCGTTGGCAAGAAGAGGAGTTCCTTTTGAAGTTGAGGAAGAACGAGGGTTGGATCATGGAGCTTGGGTTGTCCTTAAGATACTTTATCCTGATGCAGATATTCCCGTCATCTCTATGTCTGTAAACCCACGCCTTACACCTGAACAACAATATGAAATCGGTAAGTCTCTATCACAATTAAGAGAAAAAGATATTTTGATCATCGCGAGTGGAGGTACGGTCCATAATCTCCGGGCATTAAAGATGACGAGCGATGATGGCTCTGTGGATCAATGGGCGCTTGATTTTGATGAGTGGATTGAACGTCATCTGAAAAATTGGAACCTGGAATCACTGTTCAACTACACCTCGTTAGCCCCCGCCGCCCATTCCGCTGTACCACCTTATGGGAAAGAACACTTTATCCCACTTTTTTATGCAATGGGTGCGGCAGATCACGAGAAAAGTGCGAAATTATTACATCGAAGTTATCGGTATGGAAACCTTAGTCACAGTGTGTGGCAATTCGGAGAACCAAAATAG
- a CDS encoding helix-turn-helix domain-containing protein, which produces MDIGTKIRSIRNRKKITIAQMSEGTGLSKGFLSNVENNNTSPSISTLSTIAGFLSVPLPYLLLEKKQHMRVVRKDGRNSSSYNNLKIEHLTSKGGLRMMIVEFPPGASIGEPHSHEGEECHLVLEGKVLAEQGEDSVIVEEGDSFSWNASVPHFVRNTGDKKAIVLISIYSDTELTDIL; this is translated from the coding sequence TTGGATATTGGTACAAAGATTCGCTCAATAAGAAACAGAAAGAAAATCACCATTGCTCAAATGTCCGAGGGGACAGGCCTCTCCAAAGGGTTCTTAAGCAATGTTGAAAACAATAACACATCGCCATCCATCAGTACACTCAGCACAATCGCAGGTTTTCTGAGTGTTCCTCTACCTTACTTGCTGCTAGAGAAGAAACAACATATGCGTGTTGTACGGAAAGATGGAAGAAACAGCTCTTCTTATAATAACTTGAAGATTGAACATTTGACTTCAAAGGGCGGACTTAGGATGATGATTGTAGAATTTCCGCCTGGTGCCTCCATCGGAGAACCTCATTCTCATGAAGGAGAAGAATGCCATCTCGTATTAGAAGGAAAGGTTCTGGCTGAACAAGGGGAAGATTCCGTCATTGTAGAAGAAGGTGATTCTTTCAGTTGGAATGCAAGTGTTCCGCATTTCGTGAGAAACACCGGAGATAAGAAAGCGATTGTCTTGATTTCGATTTATTCAGATACCGAACTAACTGATATATTATAG
- a CDS encoding MurR/RpiR family transcriptional regulator yields MSKDQQQQQHCIPRIRSFYNRFSEKEKMIADYILNNPEHIIHSTISQIADDLQVAEATVFRFCKRIGFKGYQAMKIALASEIVNPVKDIHETINETDNEKEVAQKIFRSNIRTLEETSHILEQEHYNRAVELIIGARKVEFYGNGGSGIVAMDAHHKFLRSGIQTAAYSDSHLQLMAASQLTDQDVIMFISHSGTNKDLLDVLEVAQQNRVKTIGITTLAKSPLGQKVDVPLYTTSEETDYRSEALASRIAQLSIIDALFVNVMMKTKETSQESLNKMRKAVAVKRI; encoded by the coding sequence TTGAGTAAAGATCAACAGCAGCAACAGCATTGTATTCCGAGAATCCGCTCGTTTTATAACAGATTCAGTGAAAAAGAAAAGATGATCGCTGATTATATTTTGAACAATCCAGAGCACATCATCCATTCGACGATCAGTCAAATAGCCGATGATCTGCAAGTTGCTGAAGCAACCGTTTTCCGCTTTTGCAAACGAATCGGATTTAAAGGCTATCAAGCCATGAAGATTGCGCTAGCTTCTGAAATTGTAAACCCCGTCAAGGACATCCATGAAACCATTAACGAAACAGATAATGAGAAAGAGGTTGCACAAAAAATATTCCGGTCAAATATTAGGACGCTCGAGGAGACCTCTCACATATTAGAACAGGAACACTATAATAGGGCAGTTGAATTGATAATTGGTGCTAGAAAAGTGGAGTTCTACGGGAATGGAGGTTCGGGGATCGTTGCGATGGATGCCCATCATAAGTTCTTGCGAAGCGGGATCCAAACAGCCGCCTATTCGGATTCACATCTACAGCTGATGGCGGCATCCCAACTGACAGACCAGGACGTCATCATGTTCATTTCCCATTCAGGGACGAATAAGGACTTGTTGGATGTATTGGAAGTTGCCCAACAGAATAGGGTGAAGACGATCGGGATCACTACGCTTGCTAAGTCTCCTTTAGGACAGAAAGTCGATGTTCCACTTTACACGACATCGGAAGAAACGGACTATCGCTCAGAAGCATTGGCTTCGCGGATTGCACAGCTGAGTATCATTGATGCCTTATTTGTGAATGTGATGATGAAAACGAAGGAAACGTCACAGGAATCATTGAATAAGATGAGGAAAGCAGTGGCTGTGAAACGGATTTAA
- the gnd gene encoding phosphogluconate dehydrogenase (NAD(+)-dependent, decarboxylating) encodes MQIGLIGLGKMGYNLGLNLIDHNHNVHAFDVNASTLESFEEEGGQGHASIKELVENLVKPRAVWIMVPAGEITESVISELGELLDPEDIIIDGGNTNYKESVKRAEALSEKGIHFLDVGTSGGVGGARNGACMMVGGNETAFKRLEAVFDEVTVENGFLYTGKSGSGHFLKMIHNGIEYGMMQAIAEGFDILEKSPFDYDYEGVSRVWNNGSVIRSWLMELTENAFSKDEKLEDIRGVMHSSGEGKWTVETALDLQTAAPVIALSLMMRYRSLEEDTFAGKVVAALRNEFGGHDVVKK; translated from the coding sequence ATGCAAATAGGTTTGATCGGTCTCGGGAAAATGGGGTACAACCTCGGTTTGAATCTGATTGACCACAACCATAATGTACACGCTTTTGATGTGAACGCATCAACTCTTGAGTCTTTTGAAGAAGAAGGTGGTCAAGGACATGCTTCTATAAAGGAACTGGTTGAAAACCTTGTAAAACCACGAGCGGTCTGGATCATGGTTCCAGCTGGAGAAATTACGGAATCTGTCATTTCTGAATTAGGTGAATTGCTGGATCCGGAAGACATCATCATTGATGGTGGAAACACGAATTACAAGGAATCTGTAAAAAGGGCTGAAGCATTAAGCGAGAAGGGCATCCATTTCTTAGATGTGGGCACAAGCGGTGGTGTCGGCGGAGCAAGAAACGGTGCTTGCATGATGGTCGGCGGGAATGAAACCGCGTTCAAACGATTGGAAGCTGTCTTTGATGAAGTTACAGTTGAAAATGGCTTTCTTTACACAGGGAAATCCGGTAGCGGTCACTTCTTGAAGATGATCCATAACGGAATCGAATACGGTATGATGCAAGCGATCGCTGAAGGGTTCGATATCCTTGAAAAAAGTCCATTCGATTACGACTACGAAGGTGTATCGAGAGTTTGGAACAACGGATCTGTCATTCGTTCATGGCTCATGGAACTTACTGAAAATGCATTTTCGAAAGATGAAAAGCTCGAGGATATCCGAGGTGTCATGCACTCTTCAGGTGAAGGGAAATGGACGGTGGAAACAGCACTTGATCTTCAAACAGCTGCACCCGTTATCGCACTTTCATTGATGATGCGGTACCGTTCTTTAGAAGAAGATACGTTTGCAGGTAAAGTTGTCGCTGCTCTACGAAATGAGTTTGGCGGACACGATGTCGTGAAAAAATAA
- a CDS encoding gluconate:H+ symporter — MSGAGLILVALLGIIVLLFLVMRTKLQAFVALLIVSILVGIGADMKLSDIIGSIQEGMGGTLGFVAVVVGLGAMFGQMLEVSGGAERLAQTLIKKFGESRAQWALSVTGFIVAIPVFFDVGFIILVPIVYGLAKKTGKSLLFYGIPLLAGLAVTHSFVPPTPGPIAVAELVGADIGWVILFGILAGLPAMIIAGPIFGKYIAKKIHVKVPEYIELEERHYDRELPGFGTVASLILIPLVLILLNTFSGLLLPEGNDVREFLTFLGHPFVALIIATVLAFYILGIRKGYSKEEVQQIATKALEPAGIIILVTGAGGVFKQILIDSGVGDVLGEMMAGSSLPPLLLAFLIASFVRVAQGSATVSMITAAGIMSPIIDSLGLGGPVLGLMVISIAAGATILSHVNDSGFWLVNRYFGLDVKDTLRSWTVMETLIALVGFAVAFTIGIFI; from the coding sequence ATGTCAGGAGCAGGATTAATTTTAGTCGCATTATTAGGTATCATCGTTTTACTATTCTTAGTCATGAGAACGAAGCTTCAAGCATTTGTAGCGCTATTGATTGTCAGTATTCTGGTAGGAATCGGCGCTGACATGAAATTAAGTGATATAATCGGTTCGATTCAAGAAGGGATGGGTGGCACGTTAGGTTTCGTAGCCGTTGTCGTCGGGCTTGGAGCGATGTTCGGACAGATGCTCGAGGTATCCGGTGGAGCAGAACGTCTTGCCCAAACTCTTATCAAAAAATTTGGAGAGAGCAGAGCGCAATGGGCGTTGAGTGTCACAGGTTTCATTGTCGCCATTCCAGTATTCTTCGATGTTGGTTTCATCATTTTAGTTCCTATTGTATACGGATTGGCAAAGAAAACAGGGAAATCGCTCTTATTCTATGGAATTCCATTGCTTGCTGGTCTTGCGGTAACACATAGCTTTGTCCCACCGACTCCAGGTCCGATTGCGGTTGCTGAACTAGTCGGAGCAGATATCGGTTGGGTCATCTTGTTCGGTATCCTTGCAGGTCTTCCTGCTATGATCATTGCCGGACCGATCTTTGGTAAGTATATTGCGAAAAAGATTCATGTCAAAGTTCCAGAATATATTGAACTTGAAGAAAGACACTATGATCGCGAGCTGCCTGGTTTTGGCACAGTAGCGAGTCTGATTCTGATTCCACTCGTATTGATCCTTTTGAATACGTTTTCAGGGCTACTACTTCCTGAAGGAAATGATGTACGTGAATTCTTGACGTTCTTAGGGCATCCATTTGTCGCACTGATCATCGCAACAGTGCTTGCGTTTTATATTCTTGGAATCCGAAAAGGGTATTCGAAGGAAGAAGTGCAACAGATTGCAACAAAAGCCCTTGAACCAGCAGGTATCATCATTCTTGTAACCGGTGCAGGTGGAGTCTTCAAACAAATCCTTATTGATTCAGGTGTAGGGGATGTATTAGGTGAAATGATGGCTGGATCATCATTACCGCCACTACTGCTAGCATTTCTTATTGCTTCATTCGTACGTGTTGCACAAGGTTCCGCAACTGTTTCAATGATCACTGCTGCAGGAATCATGTCACCGATCATCGATTCACTAGGATTAGGAGGGCCGGTGCTTGGACTTATGGTCATCTCCATTGCAGCTGGCGCAACGATTTTATCCCACGTTAATGACAGTGGTTTCTGGCTCGTCAATCGCTATTTTGGTCTGGATGTGAAAGATACATTACGCTCATGGACAGTGATGGAGACACTTATTGCACTTGTCGGATTTGCAGTCGCCTTCACAATCGGAATCTTCATTTAA
- the gntK gene encoding gluconokinase, translated as MQQEWYVGVDIGTTSTKAVVYDATGEVKGLHNVEYPLHTSEVSAAVQDPEEIFQAVLMSIRTAIEKSEIDGNKIGFISFSSAMHSLIAVDEIGSPLTECITWADTRSSNWAEKLKASSTGHDIYRRTGTPIHPMSPLVKLMWLKEEYTELFEKTAKFISIKEYVFKKLFNVFIVDHSIASATGLFNLESLAWDAEALEVAGITAAQLSEPVRTTKSIDGIDEKYAKVLGIDPSTPFIVGASDGVLSNLGVNAIEPGAVAVTIGTSGAIRTAAKAPVTDPKGRTFCYALTEDLWIIGGPVNNGGMTFRWLRDEICGAEIESARRLGIDPYEVLTGIAANVRPGADGLLFHPYLSGERAPLWNANARGSFFGLALHHGKEHMIRAVLEGIVFNLHSVMLALKELIGMPKRIQATGGFARSELWRQMLADIFDQEVFVPESHESSCLGAVILGMYAQGKIDSLEHVKTMVGSVHQHTPDPELTEIYNELMPIFIRVSRKLTDEYEAIAAFQNKHVKPK; from the coding sequence ATGCAACAAGAATGGTATGTAGGAGTCGACATAGGTACAACCAGTACAAAAGCGGTCGTATATGATGCAACAGGTGAAGTCAAGGGATTACACAATGTGGAATACCCTTTGCACACCTCTGAGGTATCGGCTGCTGTACAGGATCCAGAAGAAATCTTTCAGGCTGTGTTGATGAGCATCCGAACAGCTATAGAAAAAAGTGAAATAGATGGTAATAAGATTGGGTTCATTTCGTTCAGTTCCGCCATGCATAGTTTGATTGCTGTCGATGAAATCGGATCCCCGCTTACGGAATGCATCACATGGGCGGATACACGAAGCTCAAATTGGGCAGAAAAATTGAAGGCTAGCTCTACAGGGCATGACATTTACAGAAGGACGGGTACACCCATCCATCCGATGTCGCCACTTGTGAAGCTGATGTGGCTGAAAGAAGAATATACAGAGCTATTTGAGAAGACAGCGAAATTCATTTCAATAAAAGAGTATGTTTTTAAAAAGTTATTCAATGTATTCATTGTTGACCATTCCATTGCATCGGCTACAGGTCTTTTCAATCTGGAAAGTCTGGCCTGGGATGCGGAAGCCCTGGAAGTTGCTGGTATAACAGCAGCTCAGCTATCTGAACCAGTACGGACTACAAAGTCGATCGATGGGATTGATGAAAAATATGCAAAGGTTCTTGGCATCGATCCATCCACTCCATTCATTGTCGGGGCAAGTGACGGCGTGTTATCCAACCTGGGAGTAAATGCGATCGAACCAGGGGCTGTAGCGGTTACGATCGGGACAAGTGGGGCGATCAGAACGGCAGCAAAAGCACCAGTGACCGACCCTAAAGGACGCACATTCTGTTATGCACTCACAGAGGATTTATGGATAATCGGTGGGCCGGTCAATAACGGAGGAATGACATTCCGGTGGTTGAGGGATGAAATATGTGGGGCCGAGATCGAGTCGGCAAGACGTCTTGGCATTGATCCATACGAAGTGTTGACTGGAATTGCTGCGAATGTGAGGCCGGGAGCTGATGGCTTGCTGTTCCATCCATATTTGAGCGGGGAACGGGCACCGCTATGGAATGCAAATGCAAGAGGGTCATTCTTCGGACTTGCTTTACATCACGGAAAAGAACACATGATCCGAGCTGTATTAGAGGGAATCGTGTTCAATCTGCATTCGGTTATGCTTGCCTTGAAAGAATTGATCGGCATGCCGAAAAGGATCCAGGCGACAGGGGGCTTCGCACGTTCAGAATTATGGAGGCAAATGCTTGCTGATATATTTGATCAGGAAGTCTTCGTCCCTGAAAGTCATGAAAGCTCATGTCTTGGAGCAGTGATTCTAGGGATGTATGCACAAGGGAAAATCGATTCTTTAGAGCATGTGAAAACAATGGTCGGCTCGGTTCATCAGCATACACCTGACCCTGAACTTACAGAAATCTATAATGAGCTGATGCCGATATTCATCCGAGTCTCGAGAAAGCTGACGGATGAATATGAAGCAATTGCCGCCTTTCAAAACAAACATGTAAAACCTAAATAA
- a CDS encoding glycerol-3-phosphate responsive antiterminator, giving the protein MPNIVDIVQSQVISSIKKEEDLKSAISSNSNISFLLTGDIITTKGYIDQLKEAGKMTFVHTDFIEGLSNTRSAITYIAKIWKPMGIITTKSNLIKYAKEEGLMTIQRLFLIDRNALKKGIEIAHNCKPDAIEVLPGLMPTVIDELTRQTDLPIIAGGLVSNKEEILNGLRAGALAISSGDPKLWNLEL; this is encoded by the coding sequence TTGCCTAACATAGTAGATATTGTCCAATCACAAGTCATTTCCTCAATAAAGAAAGAAGAAGATCTAAAGAGTGCAATCAGTTCAAATTCAAACATTTCATTCTTGCTGACCGGGGATATCATCACTACAAAAGGGTATATCGATCAATTGAAGGAAGCAGGGAAAATGACGTTTGTACATACCGATTTCATTGAAGGTCTTTCGAATACGAGAAGTGCGATTACATATATAGCGAAAATCTGGAAGCCCATGGGGATTATCACGACGAAGAGCAATCTGATCAAATATGCAAAAGAGGAAGGATTGATGACAATCCAACGCTTGTTCCTCATTGATCGTAATGCGTTGAAAAAAGGAATTGAAATTGCGCATAATTGTAAGCCTGACGCAATCGAAGTTTTACCAGGGTTGATGCCAACAGTAATCGATGAATTGACAAGACAGACAGACCTGCCGATCATTGCCGGTGGATTAGTAAGCAATAAAGAAGAAATTTTAAATGGATTGAGGGCGGGGGCGCTTGCTATCTCTTCTGGAGATCCGAAATTGTGGAATCTGGAACTATAG
- a CDS encoding lamin tail domain-containing protein, with the protein MKEYYRKWLLYSVVIIMMMGSFLSFAPVLKSSAVEGEPSLLISEIVVKSDGAGQAYEYVEIYNDTSRDIDLEDYELQYFTNVDGNPANRWGISNKTIKARDTLVLWLKKYNNPDVPLWDFNSNYNVLLSRDQVFEVALTTSGQGLHDSSLRKVAIAGPDGVPFSTALINDGGADGITNQSVIYQKSGSSEMTKIRNGETATPGKLKSGQLPGPVVPAGVSVIPMDQAVLLDWEPSEGALEYKIYHSTSTEPVTVSEANSFTMDDLTNDQVYSFRVSAVDSEANESPASTEIKATPQEVVDTEAPAKPLGLNATAGVDHIKLKWRGNSETDLAGYRVFINGTVYDTVASEQKSINVYPLELGREYTFEITAFDQVGNESEKSDPLVSGPSENAPIPDLLITELIPNTDNYGGYDAFEYLEIHNNSEEPIDLEGYRIQSYNWDVEITESLIIDPWETHLFWTRTGAIQPISLEAFNYNYFMSYESKYIADDGIHILDNIGGLVNGGQTVTVLDPEGLEVVRANYTGEDVSLKGAITFSYPQDGTLTMETLGGHQTPTPGWISADQAPARPVQDDVSPEVPANINLAAGNGEATLTWEENSESDMYRYHIYKDGALEFSVDPSVLEFTLSSLIGNRDYAIEITAEDTSGNESEKSIPVIVTPAHQFITQEERSSHHKDPKYQGLWDISEDGPVIAGLVQDLVPQGLTYYKKKDWLLTASYLDDGRPGTLTVTNATSGELVKSVLLYNTDGTPYTGHAGGVTVSRDHVWISSEEYLFQMKISDLVSAENNGEIQFINQIPVPVHAAYTVYDEGILWVGEFYEANAYPTDPAHHIENREGEMHYAWMVGYNLQRNNDNLSDEHWNSDPDQIATPDYVLSTTGKVQGTIVQKQANNGITLSTSYGRGNDSVLYRYEYPLKEEPHDSVEVNGKEVPLWFLDGATSKPRQSIEAIPMPEGIVEIQKELYVVFESGANKYRYTTTYPMDRLLKIDMKKLMKDDKASD; encoded by the coding sequence ATGAAGGAGTATTACCGTAAATGGCTTTTGTATTCGGTTGTAATCATAATGATGATGGGCAGTTTCCTTTCATTTGCTCCTGTTCTAAAATCAAGTGCGGTAGAAGGAGAACCATCTTTACTAATTTCGGAAATCGTAGTCAAATCGGATGGAGCAGGACAGGCTTATGAGTATGTTGAGATTTATAATGATACCTCTAGAGATATTGATTTAGAAGACTATGAACTTCAGTATTTTACTAATGTTGATGGGAATCCTGCTAATCGTTGGGGTATTTCCAATAAAACGATTAAAGCCCGGGATACCCTTGTACTTTGGTTGAAGAAATACAATAATCCGGATGTCCCTCTGTGGGATTTCAACTCGAATTACAATGTCTTATTGAGTCGAGATCAAGTTTTTGAAGTAGCGTTGACGACATCCGGGCAAGGGTTACATGACAGTTCTTTACGAAAGGTCGCTATTGCTGGACCTGATGGGGTTCCTTTCAGCACTGCACTAATCAACGATGGAGGAGCCGATGGGATTACCAATCAAAGTGTCATTTATCAAAAGAGCGGTTCTTCAGAAATGACAAAAATCCGTAATGGTGAAACCGCAACTCCTGGAAAGCTTAAATCTGGGCAGCTGCCAGGACCAGTAGTACCTGCAGGAGTATCTGTCATCCCTATGGATCAAGCTGTTTTGCTTGATTGGGAACCTTCAGAAGGGGCGTTAGAGTATAAAATCTATCATTCCACCAGTACTGAACCGGTCACGGTAAGTGAGGCAAATTCATTTACAATGGATGATTTGACAAATGATCAAGTATATTCTTTCCGTGTTTCTGCAGTTGATAGTGAAGCAAACGAATCACCAGCCAGTACGGAAATAAAAGCTACTCCACAGGAAGTTGTAGATACGGAAGCACCAGCAAAGCCTCTAGGTCTTAATGCAACGGCTGGGGTGGATCATATCAAATTAAAATGGAGGGGAAATTCAGAGACTGATCTTGCTGGCTATCGTGTATTCATCAATGGTACCGTATATGACACTGTTGCTTCAGAGCAAAAGAGCATTAATGTATACCCGTTGGAATTGGGGAGGGAGTACACGTTTGAAATAACAGCATTTGATCAGGTTGGCAATGAGTCGGAGAAATCCGATCCACTGGTTTCAGGTCCAAGCGAGAATGCTCCGATTCCTGATTTGCTTATCACAGAACTGATTCCCAATACGGACAACTATGGTGGGTATGATGCATTCGAATATCTGGAAATTCACAACAATAGCGAGGAACCTATCGATTTAGAAGGGTATCGAATCCAATCTTATAACTGGGATGTAGAAATTACTGAATCGTTAATCATTGATCCATGGGAGACGCACCTTTTTTGGACTAGAACCGGAGCAATCCAACCGATCTCATTAGAAGCATTCAATTATAACTACTTTATGTCCTATGAAAGCAAGTATATTGCTGATGATGGCATTCACATTTTAGATAATATCGGTGGCTTAGTAAACGGGGGGCAAACTGTCACAGTACTCGATCCAGAAGGTCTTGAGGTGGTTAGAGCAAACTATACTGGTGAGGATGTATCTTTAAAAGGAGCAATTACATTCAGCTACCCTCAAGACGGGACATTGACAATGGAAACATTGGGTGGGCATCAAACTCCGACACCAGGATGGATCAGCGCGGATCAAGCACCTGCACGCCCGGTTCAGGATGACGTTTCTCCTGAGGTACCTGCCAATATAAATCTAGCAGCTGGGAACGGTGAAGCTACATTAACATGGGAGGAAAATTCAGAATCTGATATGTACCGATATCATATATACAAGGATGGTGCTTTGGAGTTTTCTGTAGACCCATCAGTCCTTGAATTCACTTTATCTTCCCTTATCGGTAACAGGGATTATGCAATCGAAATAACAGCAGAAGACACTTCAGGGAACGAGTCGGAAAAATCAATCCCTGTAATTGTAACGCCAGCTCATCAATTCATCACACAGGAGGAACGCTCATCACATCATAAAGATCCTAAGTATCAAGGTCTTTGGGATATCAGTGAAGATGGACCCGTCATAGCAGGATTGGTCCAGGATCTCGTGCCGCAGGGGCTAACCTATTATAAGAAAAAAGATTGGCTCCTGACAGCGAGTTATTTGGATGATGGTCGTCCTGGCACCTTGACCGTAACGAATGCAACCAGCGGAGAATTAGTCAAATCTGTATTATTATATAACACAGACGGTACGCCATATACAGGCCATGCTGGAGGAGTAACTGTCAGCAGGGACCACGTATGGATTTCTTCAGAGGAATACTTGTTCCAAATGAAAATTAGCGATCTCGTTTCTGCTGAAAATAATGGAGAAATCCAATTCATCAATCAAATACCTGTCCCGGTACATGCAGCCTATACTGTATACGATGAAGGGATCCTTTGGGTTGGTGAGTTTTATGAAGCAAACGCTTATCCGACTGATCCTGCACATCATATCGAGAACCGAGAGGGCGAAATGCATTATGCATGGATGGTAGGCTACAATCTTCAACGCAATAATGACAACTTGTCAGATGAGCATTGGAACAGTGATCCGGACCAAATTGCAACGCCAGATTATGTATTATCGACTACTGGAAAAGTCCAAGGTACAATCGTGCAAAAGCAAGCGAATAATGGCATTACGTTAAGTACCTCGTATGGAAGAGGAAATGACAGTGTCTTATATCGCTATGAATACCCCCTAAAAGAAGAGCCGCATGATTCTGTTGAAGTGAATGGAAAAGAAGTCCCACTTTGGTTCTTGGATGGTGCAACGTCGAAACCTCGGCAAAGCATCGAAGCAATCCCGATGCCCGAAGGAATTGTCGAGATTCAAAAAGAACTTTATGTCGTTTTTGAATCCGGCGCAAATAAATACAGATATACCACTACCTATCCAATGGACCGGCTGTTGAAAATCGATATGAAAAAATTGATGAAAGACGATAAGGCAAGCGACTAG
- a CDS encoding DUF523 domain-containing protein, producing the protein MILVSSCLAGLEVRYDGTHSLDHKISKLIEENKAIPVCPELLGGFSTPREPAEIIGGNGEDVLDGKAKVVEKSGRDVTELYIKGAYTTLKKAKNVNATVVVLKENSPSCGSSVIYNGEFIGEKIDGNGVTTALLKRNGLRVISEEQFADNFDEII; encoded by the coding sequence ATGATATTAGTGAGTTCTTGTTTAGCAGGGTTAGAGGTAAGATATGACGGTACACATAGTTTAGATCATAAGATCAGTAAACTAATAGAAGAGAATAAGGCAATACCTGTATGCCCGGAATTACTTGGTGGATTTTCAACCCCCAGAGAACCTGCTGAAATAATAGGTGGTAACGGGGAAGATGTATTGGATGGGAAAGCTAAAGTAGTCGAGAAGTCAGGTAGAGACGTTACGGAATTATACATAAAAGGAGCTTACACTACTTTAAAAAAAGCTAAAAATGTTAATGCAACAGTAGTTGTTCTTAAGGAGAATAGTCCATCCTGTGGAAGTTCAGTGATTTATAATGGTGAATTTATAGGAGAGAAAATTGATGGAAATGGAGTTACAACTGCTTTACTCAAAAGAAACGGTTTACGAGTAATTTCAGAAGAACAGTTTGCCGATAATTTTGATGAGATAATATAA